A region of Lycium barbarum isolate Lr01 chromosome 1, ASM1917538v2, whole genome shotgun sequence DNA encodes the following proteins:
- the LOC132626930 gene encoding uncharacterized protein LOC132626930, whose protein sequence is MAQTLEAIKVGGGSIKVGTTGKVSALMSKELVDSKKPATQKNKSPTVCGFIAGSATSPKRMKPRTSSDEASSSGTTSKRNNKSPESFRKTKHNNRKTHQIPILESENISVDGTPVSLKPDRKGPYMVEIADVKCRIMDRTWANPIKNSLKKLGFSKLSESSV, encoded by the coding sequence ATGGCTCAAACATTAGAAGCCATCAAGGTCGGTGGAGGTTCGATTAAAGTGGGAACCACCGGTAAAGTCAGTGCCTTGATGTCAAAAGAATTAGTAGATTCCAAGAAACCGGCTACTCAAAAGAATAAATCTCCTACTGTTTGTGGTTTCATCGCTGGTAGCGCGACAAGTCCAAAGAGAATGAAGCCGAGAACATCAAGTGACGAAGCAAGCAGCAGCGGAACAACATCTAAGCGTAACAATAAAAGCCCTGAATCGTTCAGGAAGACGAAGCACAACAATAGAAAAACACATCAAATTCCAATACTAGAATCAGAAAACATTTCAGTAGATGGAACTCCGGTTAGCCTGAAACCTGACAGGAAGGGACCCTACATGGTGGAAATCGCGGACGTAAAATGCAGAATTATGGACAGAACTTGGGCGAACCCGATAAAAAATAGCCTAAAGAAGCTCGGTTTCTCAAAGCTATCCGAGAGCTCGGTCtaa
- the LOC132628244 gene encoding protein LHCP TRANSLOCATION DEFECT produces MASIPCTLHLTFSSSRTNLSSSSYPVKLNSCFVGVSKLKNIGWCRPSRLGPSCGSRTTCWFNFRQNAETAGVYGSQSRDDFDRDDVEQYFNYMGMLAVEGTYDKMEALLSQNIHPVDILLLMASTEGDLPKIEELLRAGADYTVKDADGRTAVDRAASDEIKDFIVNFKAQKA; encoded by the exons ATGGCCTCAATTCCTTGTACTCTCCACTTAACTTTCTCTTCATCAAGAACcaatctttcttcttcttcatatcCAGTAAAGTTGAATTCTTGCTTTGTGGGTGTTTCAAAATTGAAAAATATAGGATGGTGTAGACCAAGTAGATTGGGACCAAGTTGTGGTTCAAGAACTACTTGTTGGTTTAATTTCAGACAAAATGCTGAAACTGCTGGTGTTTATGGTAGTCAATCTCGTGATGATTTTGATAGAGATGATGTTGAGCAG TACTTCAACTACATGGGCATGCTTGCTGTTGAAGGGACATATGACAAGATGGAGGCTCTTTTGAGCCAAAACATACACCCGGTCGATATTTTACTGCTGATGGCTTCCACTGAAGGCGACTTGCCAAAAATCGAAGAGCTACTGAGAGCCGGAGCAGATTACACAGTCAAAGATGCAGACGGACGTACTGCAGTCGACAGGGCTGCTAGCGATGAAATCAAAGACTTTATTGTTAACTTTAAAGCCCAAAAGGCGTAA